The DNA region ATTAGCATCAGCAGGGGAATTCAGTGGATCTGAGTCTGGATGGACCACTTATATTGGATCTCCTATTCACAATGGAAcctatgatgatgatgaggaggagCAAAGTGTAGATATGGAAGACTATGGCAACAAATACAAGAATGTTcatgatgataatgatgataAAGGTGAGAACAATGATGAGAATGATGGAGATGTTGATTATGAAGAGAGTGATGATTCAATGGCATCTGATGCATCTTCTGGTCCAAGTCACCTTCAACTTGTGTGTGTAAACAGTGAGGGGAGTCATCACCATGGCTTGGATTTCACAAAGCATGTAGAGAATGATCATGAGAAGATCCTCTCAGCAAAGAGAGTCACCAAACAGGCAAGGAAGACAAAACATGTAGGAATGGTTGAAAGAGAAGAGTATTCAGCTGTAGCTGCAGATAGTGCTGCTAGTCATGTTTGAGGAGGAGCAAGGTAAGAACAATTTCCTTTATCTTGAGTGTATAATGTAAGGTAGGACTCTTGAGATAACCAGAAAAAAACTATGTATGAGTTTCTAAGGTTAACAGAATTGGGGAAGGGTGTGGGGAATGTATCATGAGCCAAATTAAGTATCTGCAATATAAGTTAGACATTAGCAACTCTTTTTCAGTGTATGGATTGTTACCTCATCCACAATTTAACACTCAACTTTTCATACTAAAGAGTAGTATGTTTTGATTCGTTTCTCTTTTATCGTAACCGATTCAGAAATTCAGAAGCTGCTTACAGAAGTTTCTctccagaattgattatgactttagaatcaattatagaaggattttcaaacatgcacatagttagttaattagttatgctcttgaatcaattatagaagaattttcaaacatgcacgtTCAAAATTTGGCAACATTTTTAAGTCTCATGAAAGTTGTGCTCTTGCATAATTAGCTCAAAGCATCGAGTCATAGACACAAGCTTTCTGAACAGCAGATGaagtttctttttacttttcttcttctttttggcaTAGGTATAGCAGAACTTATCTACCGACAAGGTACAGTAATAACCAAAGGTTCTACATGCGCTAGTTTAAAAGCCTGTGATATGAAGCTTAGAGGAAGATAATGTAAGTTTCATATATATGAAACACAATTGAAGTGTGGTCTAAGCAGATGATTTATAAAGCTCTCCTGCATTTAAGATTTTGATTAATCAGAATGTGCTTTGAAATCCCCTTATGTACAATTTGTAACATAACTCATAAATAAGAATCTCCCTTTTGGGCTCTGCATGACTCAACAAAAATAGCATGAAAACATAATGTCAACAAATGCGC from Lotus japonicus ecotype B-129 chromosome 2, LjGifu_v1.2 includes:
- the LOC130739660 gene encoding protein SOB FIVE-LIKE 1, with protein sequence MDPSYELASAGEFSGSESGWTTYIGSPIHNGTYDDDEEEQSVDMEDYGNKYKNVHDDNDDKGENNDENDGDVDYEESDDSMASDASSGPSHLQLVCVNSEGSHHHGLDFTKHVENDHEKILSAKRVTKQARKTKHVGMVEREEYSAVAADSAASHV